Proteins encoded by one window of Eremothecium cymbalariae DBVPG#7215 chromosome 1, complete sequence:
- the KAR4 gene encoding Kar4p (similar to Ashbya gossypii AFR736C) has product MGVYEDMYRQRQSNDDIKTKKHVSFKPSSKFHSNNYANHYIHTDSYPQSYVKNIENTVEGYPKLQKLFQLKEKQIAKHATTPFGYRVDIDDMVPTLNRWIQRDKLVFDVVMIGCLSDNQFIYPLLTQLPINKLVSKPGFLFIWASAQKINELTKLLNNEGWAKKFRRSEEFVFVPVNKDSPFYPGLDQDDEPLFDKMQWHCWMCITGTVRRSTDGYLIHCNVDTDLAIETDAAQNGAVPSHVYKVAENFSTATRRLHIIPARTGSENPVRLRPGWVIMSPDVMLDNFEAKRYRDEIRQLGSNLPMDNGIESLRPKSPIQKKN; this is encoded by the coding sequence ATGGGTGTTTACGAAGATATGTATAGACAGCGACAATCGaatgatgatattaagACCAAGAAGCATGTGTCATTCAAACCTAGTTCAAAATTCCACAGCAACAATTATGCGAACCATTACATTCATACAGATTCATACCCTCAGTCGTATGTAAAGAATATTGAGAACACGGTGGAAGGGTACCCAAAGCTGCAAAAGTTATTCCAGTTAAAGGAGAAGCAGATTGCTAAGCATGCAACAACACCGTTTGGATACCGCGTTGACATTGACGATATGGTCCCTACTTTGAATAGGTGGATTCAAAGGGATAAACTTGTATTTGACGTTGTAATGATTGGTTGTCTAAGTGACAATCAGTTTATTTATCCTTTATTGACACAGCTGCCCATTAATAAATTGGTTTCTAAGCCTGGGttcctttttatttggGCTAGTGCTCAGAAGATTAACGAGCTGACCAAATTATTGAACAATGAAGGCTGGGCTAAGAAGTTTAGAAGGAGTGAGGAGTTTGTATTTGTACCTGTTAATAAGGACTCGCCGTTTTATCCTGGATTGGATCAGGATGACGAGCCGTTATTTGACAAAATGCAATGGCACTGTTGGATGTGCATTACGGGTACTGTAAGGAGATCAACAGATGGTTATTTGATACATTGCAATGTTGACACAGACTTAGCGATTGAGACAGATGCCGCCCAAAACGGTGCAGTTCCCTCTCATGTGTATAAAGTTGCAGAGAATTTCTCGACAGCTACAAGAAGATTGCATATTATTCCTGCCAGGACTGGCAGTGAAAATCCTGTTAGACTAAGACCTGGCTGGGTTATAATGAGTCCTGATGTGATGCTAGATAACTTTGAGGCCAAGAGATATCGAGACGAAATCAGACAACTAGGCTCCAATCTGCCAATGGATAACGGTATTGAGTCATTAAGACCGAAGAGTCCcattcaaaaaaagaactaA
- a CDS encoding uncharacterized protein (similar to Ashbya gossypii AFR735W), with product MSEYSFDTIQFIETPVAAKQEAANSEYGVLTTDSPAIKNAPWPGEGPSSKHFSNFGLLFLLAGIPLYITRRLGGGLYVLISTALVLALPIVISYWTVASTFSPRLNEKCKLPGKALESYLTFHDDKLAEKYHGKKIPMETFHELYFAGKVSFNGDALEALEYRHDWAQFSFTLSLFKFFLFSMIPEVIMHTRSQDEEQVRGHYDRGDDFYSWFLGPRMIYTSGVISDVNVEESLEQLQDNKLKIVCDKIDLAPGEHLLDLGCGWGTFATYASKVYGAKVTGVTLGRNQTKWGNDKLRLQGISKEQSRIVCCDYRDTPLATSEGKKYDKITCLEMAEHVGVRKFKSFLQQVYDSLEDDGIFFLQIAGLRKPWQYEDLIWGLFMNKYIFPGADASTPLDFVVSNLEGAGFETVSVDNLGVHYSATLWRWYRNWMGNKDAVISKYGKKWFRIWEYFLAYSTIISRQGSATCYQIVLRKNLNAYHRINYVSKQKGLLTPIKKGVQQWFK from the coding sequence ATGTCTGAGTATTCTTTTGATACCATTCAGTTCATTGAAACACCTGTTGCGGCGAAGCAGGAGGCTGCTAATAGTGAGTATGGCGTGCTAACTACCGATTCACCTGCGATTAAGAACGCGCCATGGCCTGGCGAGGGtccatcttcaaaacattTTTCCAACTTTGGCCTACTGTTTCTACTTGCCGGTATTCCTCTGTATATCACGAGGCGTCTTGGCGGTGGTTTATATGTATTGATATCGACAGCTTTGGTATTGGCCCTACCAATTGTAATTTCGTATTGGACTGTTGCTTCGACGTTTTCTCCTCGtttaaatgaaaaatgCAAACTTCCTGGCAAGGCACTCGAAAGCTATTTGACGTTCCATGACGATAAACTTGCTGAGAAGTATCATGGTAAAAAGATCCCTATGGAGACTTTCCACGAATTGTACTTTGCAGGTAAAGTATCCTTCAATGGGGATGCATTGGAGGCACTGGAATATAGACATGACTGGGCGCAGTTCTCGTTCACTCTGTCTTtatttaaattctttttatttagtATGATCCCTGAGGTCATCATGCACACAAGATCCCAGGACGAGGAACAAGTTAGAGGCCACTATGACCGTGGTGATGACTTTTACTCCTGGTTCTTGGGACCAAGAATGATATATACCAGTGGTGTAATTTCAGATGTCAATGTTGAGGAATCCCTTGAACAGTTACAGGATAACAAGTTAAAGATCGTTTGTGACAAGATCGATCTGGCTCCAGGGGAGCATTTACTGGATTTAGGCTGTGGTTGGGGTACTTTTGCTACTTATGCATCTAAGGTGTATGGAGCCAAGGTTACAGGGGTCACTTTGGGTAGGAACCAAACCAAATGGGGTAATGACAAATTGCGTCTACAAGGTATTTCGAAGGAGCAATCTCGTATTGTTTGTTGTGATTACAGAGATACTCCTTTAGCCACTAGCGAGGGTAAGAAATATGATAAAATCACTTGCTTAGAAATGGCCGAACACGTTGGTGTTCGGAAATTCAAGTCATTTTTGCAGCAGGTTTATGACAGTTTGGAAGACGACGGgatattttttcttcaaattgcAGGTTTAAGAAAGCCATGGCAATATGAAGATCTAATCTGGGGGCTTTTTATGAACAAGTATATTTTCCCTGGTGCAGACGCGTCGACCCCATTAGATTTTGTCGTTTCCAACTTGGAGGGTGCCGGGTTTGAAACTGTTTCAGTTGACAATTTAGGTGTGCATTATTCTGCTACTCTATGGAGATGGTACAGAAATTGGATGGGTAATAAGGATGCTGTGATTAGTAAATATGGTAAAAAGTGGTTTAGAATTTGGGAATATTTCTTGGCGTATTCTACTATTATCTCTAGACAGGGCTCTGCCACTTGTTATCAAATTGTTCTAAGGAAGAATTTGAATGCGTATCATAGAATTAACTATGTTTCTAAGCAGAAGGGGTTGCTGACGCCAATCAAGAAGGGTGTTCAACAATGGTTTAAGTAG
- the SPB1 gene encoding 27S pre-rRNA (guanosine2922-2'-O)-methyltransferase (similar to Ashbya gossypii AFR734C), with protein sequence MGKTQKKNSKGRLDRYYYLAKEKGYRARSSFKVIQINEKYGHFLEKSKVVIDLCAAPGSWCQVAANLCPVNSLIIGVDIVPMKPMTNVITFQSDITTEDCRSKLRGYMKTWKADTVLHDGAPNVGLSWVQDAFTQSHLTLQALKLAVENLVVGGTFVTKVFRSKDYNKLIWVFQQLFEKVEATKPPASRNVSAEIFVVCKGFKAPKKLDPRLLDPKEVFEELPDGPQNMQAKVYNPEKKVRKRDGYKENDYLLYHEAPIMDFVKVEDPIQMLGELNRFTIDKEDNEWKILKTLKQTTTEFKACIEDLKVLGRKDFKMLLRWRKAARELLGLDKEEENPEVETVPLTEEEQIEKELQDMQDKQRLMKKREKRKQNEMKQKEITRMQMQMQTPTDIGIEAANLGRESLFNLKQAEKTGILDKLAKGKKRMVFTREELAEDNDIQIDVDGPLLDRDEYAEADDIESQLDFMYNQYKERKAERDAKFRAQQARGGDDDAWDGFDDAAKSSDNDEDASAKDYIEEDDDDLSDSDGDEAINSLIARAKEQKGGVKLSAKARALFSNPIFDDIEADLPANTNLSGSTANSTDLTSSKISVINKRSAESSESDVSDSESDSDFEIVTNEEVHSDQYDSDEEDNLSQKEKYSKDIDIATVEAMTLAHQLALGQKSKHDLIDQGFNRYSFRDVDNLPEWFLEEEKRHSKINKPITKEAAMAIKEKMKALNARPIKKVAEAKARKKMRALARLERLKRKLV encoded by the coding sequence ATGGGTAAGACTCAGAAAAAGAATAGTAAGGGTCGTTTAGatagatattattatctaGCTAAAGAGAAAGGTTATCGTGCTCGTTCTTCCTTCAAAGTTATCCAAATCAATGAGAAATATGGCCactttttggaaaagtCTAAGGTAGTGATTGATTTGTGTGCTGCTCCTGGGTCTTGGTGTCAAGTTGCTGCTAACTTGTGTCCTGTGAATTCATTGATTATAGGTGTTGATATTGTTCCTATGAAGCCTATGACCAATGTTATTACATTTCAGAGTGACATTACCACGGAGGATTGTAGATCCAAGCTGAGAGGGTATATGAAAACATGGAAGGCAGACACTGTGTTACATGATGGTGCTCCGAATGTGGGTTTGAGTTGGGTGCAGGATGCGTTTACACAGTCCCATTTGACGTTACAAGCGTTAAAGCTTGCAGTTGAAAATTTGGTTGTCGGGGGTACTTTTGTAACCAAGGTTTTCAGGTCTAAGGATTATAACAAGCTAATTTGGGTGTTCCAACAGTTGTTTGAGAAAGTAGAGGCTACTAAGCCACCTGCCTCTAGAAATGTATCTGCTGAAATCTTTGTGGTATGCAAAGGATTTAAGGCTCCAAAGAAGTTGGATCCGAGGTTGTTGGATCCAAAGGaggtttttgaagaactaCCCGATGGTCCTCAGAATATGCAGGCTAAGGTATATAATCCTGAGAAAAAAGTAAGGAAGAGAGATGGGTATAAGGAGAACGATTACTTGTTATACCATGAGGCTCCAATCATGGATTTCGTGAAGGTGGAAGACCCGATACAGATGCTTGGAGAGTTAAACAGATTTACTATTGACAAGGAAGATAATGAATGGAAGATACTGAAAACACTAAAACAAACGACAACTGAATTTAAGGCTTGTATTGAGGACTTAAAGGTGTTGGGTAGAAAGGATTTTAAGATGCTCTTAAGATGGAGGAAGGCAGCAAGAGAACTCCTTGGCTTggataaagaagaagaaaatccTGAGGTAGAGACTGTACCACTGACTGAGGAAGAGCAGATTGAGAAAGAATTACAAGATATGCAGGACAAACAGAGGTTGATGAAAAAACGTGAGAAGAGGAAACAGAACGAGATGAAACAAAAGGAGATCACTAGGATGCAGATGCAGATGCAAACACCCACGGATATTGGTATCGAAGCAGCTAACCTAGGACGCGAGTCTTTGTTTAACCTCAAGCAGGCAGAGAAGACTGGTATACTTGACAAGCTAGCAAAAGGTAAAAAGCGCATGGTTTTTACCCGAGAAGAACTTGCGGAGGATAATGACATCCAGATCGATGTAGATGGTCCACTACTTGACCGTGATGAGTACGCTGAGGCGGATGACATCGAATCGCAGCTTGATTTCATGTATAATCAGTATAAGGAAAGGAAAGCCGAAAGAGATGCTAAATTCAGGGCACAACAGGCTCGTGGCGGTGATGATGACGCTTGGGATGGTTTTGATGATGCGGCAAAGAGTAGtgataatgatgaggatgcaTCTGCCAAGGACTACatagaagaagatgacgaCGATTTATCCGATTCAGACGGCGATGAGGCAATCAATTCATTGATAGCCCGGGCTAAAGAACAGAAAGGAGGCGTTAAATTGTCAGCCAAGGCTCGTGCATTGTTTAGCAACCCCATTTTCGATGATATCGAAGCTGACTTGCCAGCAAACACTAACCTTTCGGGTAGCACTGCCAACAGTACAGACTTGACTAGTAGTAAAATCAGTGTAATTAACAAAAGATCTGCCGAGAGTTCTGAATCTGATGTTAGCGATAGCGAGAGTGATAGCGACTTTGAAATCGTTACTAATGAAGAAGTTCATTCCGACCAATACGATTCcgatgaagaagataatttGTCAcaaaaggaaaagtatTCTAAAGACATTGATATTGCAACTGTTGAGGCAATGACCTTAGCTCATCAGTTAGCATTAGGCCAGAAGTCTAAACATGATTTGATTGACCAGGGTTTCAATAGATACTCCTTCCGTGACGTCGATAACTTACCAGAGTGGTTcttagaagaagaaaagagaCATTCAAAGATCAATAAGCCAATTACTAAAGAAGCTGCCATGGCAATCAAGGAGAAGATGAAGGCTTTGAATGCGAGACCAATAAAGAAAGTTGCTGAAGCGAAAGCCAGAAAGAAGATGCGTGCGTTAGCGCGTTTAGAAAGGTTAAAAAGAAAGCTGGTCTAA
- a CDS encoding uncharacterized protein (similar to Ashbya gossypii AFR737W), translating to MFLEAVKFPLENSTIPLIHSLNEYLLIFPELTEYWLNDGTNQKMPLFEFCRRGFERQRKCSTSLNMRQIMQELEVLNQCLGTLIIMGNLSPIALKWLPTLFSEALEMIQQEYQSSLQLLTSSSINMFTMRCKTLCEITNLISREEILEVLKSMLVKHCLRPMLDFHIQLDDEEKKQMSYTLLVHFINAVVSDEFQLSVRNTAIESTASYNNAPKKELVSILFADSELVNQLICTVQRDLVSCDRTTKLQALYFLNSMIRFKHEAIISSLFLDHKEKPEEIKLDDIIQWRKSFFLNDGYVKQSTFLSFRKLASQWYDWKLGNDSIISGLFGLLSGCSDEEAVYQVYSLLLELSRFVQGRITDLWAQNGKMISLMEILSSAGKNDKICTDFITEMYCVIRSCAISEYIMYQYV from the coding sequence ATGTTCCTTGAGGCCGTAAAGTTCCCCCTTGAGAATAGTACGATTCCGCTCATTCATAGCTTGAATGAATACTTGTTGATATTCCCTGAATTGACAGAATACTGGTTGAATGATGGaacaaaccaaaaaatgcCATTGTTTGAATTTTGTAGACGGGGGTTTGAAAGACAGAGAAAATGTTCTACGTCTTTGAACATGAGACAAATAATGCAAGAGTTGGAAGTACTCAACCAATGCTTAGGTACGCTAATAATCATGGGCAACCTAAGTCCCATAGCTCTAAAATGGTTGCCAACTTTATTTTCAGAAGCTTTGGAGATGATCCAGCAGGAATATCAATCTAGCTTGCAGCTACTGACATCTTCCAGTATTAACATGTTTACAATGCGTTGCAAAACATTATGCGAAATAACGAATTTGATTTCCAGGGAAGAGATtcttgaagttttgaagagtATGCTTGTAAAACATTGTTTAAGACCTATGTTAGACTTTCATATTCAGcttgatgatgaggagaaaaaacaaatgtCATACACCTTACTTGTACACTTCATCAACGCAGTTGTCTCAGATGAATTTCAGCTATCAGTCAGAAACACGGCTATAGAAAGTACTGCAAGTTACAATAATGCAcccaaaaaagaattagTATCAATTTTATTCGCTGATAGTGAGCTTGTAAATCAATTAATCTGCACTGTTCAGCGAGACCTTGTTTCTTGTGATAGGACTACCAAGTTGCAAGCACTTTACTTTTTGAATTCTATGATTCGGTTTAAACATGAAGCCATAATCTCCAGTTTGTTTCTCGATCACAAAGAAAAACCAGAAGAGATTAAATTGGATGACATCATCCAATGGAGAAAGTCATTCTTCCTAAATGATGGCTATGTAAAACAGTCCACTTTCCTTTCATTTCGTAAGCTTGCCTCACAATGGTATGACTGGAAGCTGGGTAATGATTCCATAATAAGTGGCCTATTTGGACTATTATCAGGTTGTTCGGATGAAGAAGCAGTTTATCAAGTTTACTCGCTTCTTCTAGAGCTATCCCGATTCGTTCAGGGTAGAATTACTGACCTTTGGGCACAAAACGGTAAAATGATTAGTTTAATGGAGATTCTTTCAAGTGCAGGAAAAAACGATAAGATATGCACTGATTTTATTACTGAAATGTATTGCGTTATTAGATCATGTGCGATCTCTGAGTACATAATGTATCAGTATGTATAA